A part of Biomphalaria glabrata chromosome 3, xgBioGlab47.1, whole genome shotgun sequence genomic DNA contains:
- the LOC106074845 gene encoding Y-box factor homolog, with protein MRQDYDPKDTAIVKSNPRKYPTSVTEGGKTEFDVVEEVKRKETANVSGPGGSNVQGSKDSADRSSSRTSGWYLWYRENGKGGRRQYPEDRVEVQPQRYQGYQGRRPCYRRNYGSPPVNRYYDKRDRWEGPWRRREFDRAGYGRGKGRNDHDVRI; from the exons ATGAGACAAGACTACGACCCTAAAGAC ACAGCCATAGTTAAAAGCAACCCAAGAAAATACCCTACAAGTGTTACAGAAGGCGGAAAAACGGAATTTGACGTCGTCGAAGAAGTGAAACGAAAAGAAACAGCAAACGTATCTGGTCCAGGTGGTTCTAATGTGCAGGGCAGTAAAGATTCTGCTGACCGAAGTAGCTCTAGGACGAGTGGATGGTATCTATGGTACAGAGAAAATGGCAAGGGAGGAAGGCGGCAGTACCCAGAGGACCGAGTAGAAGTCCAGCCTCAAAGATACCAAGGCTATCAAGGACGTAGACCTTGTTACAGACGCAACTACGGCAGCCCACCAGTCAACAGATATTATGATAAGCGAGACAGATGGGAAGGTCCATGGCGACGAAGAGAATTTGATCGAGCTGGTTATGGACGTGGAAAAGGAAGAAACGACCATGACGTCAGAATCTAA